One Solanum lycopersicum chromosome 2, SLM_r2.1 genomic region harbors:
- the PsbQ gene encoding photosystem II oxygen-evolving complex protein 3 produces MAHAMASMGGLIGSSQTVLDGSLQLSGSARLSTVSTNRIALSRPGLTVRAQQGSVDIETSRRAMIGLVAAGLAGSVAKAAFAEARSIKVGPPPPPSGGLPGTLNSDEARDFSLPLKNRFYLQPLTPAEAAQRVKDSAKEIVSVKDFIDKKAWPYVQNDLRLRAEYLRYDLKTVISAMPKEQKGKLQDLSGKLFKTISDLDHAAKTKNSAEAQKYYAETVTTLNDVLANLG; encoded by the exons ATGGCTCATGCTATGGCTTCTATGGGTGGCCTAATTGGTTCTTCACAAACTGTCTTGGATGGTAGCCTCCAGCTTAGTGGCTCAGCCCGCTTGAGTACTGTTAGCACCAACAGAATTGCCTTGTCTAGACCAGGACTCACTGTCAGAGCCCAACAGGGGTCTGTTGACATCGAAACTAGCCGTAGAGCCATGATTGGTCTTGTTGCTGCTGGCCTAGCTGGTTCCGTTGCTAAAGCAGCTTTTGCTGAAGCCAGGTCAATTAAGGTTGGCCCCCCACCTCCTCCCTCGGGTGGATTGC CTGGAACTTTGAACTCAGATGAGGCAAGGGACTTCAGTTTGCCATTGAAGAATAGGTTTTACCTTCAACCGTTGACTCCAGCTGAGGCAGCCCAGAGAGTTAAGGATTCAGCCAAGGAGATTGTTAGTGTCAAGGATTTCATCGACAAGAAGGCCTGGCCTTACGTCCAGAATGACCTTCGTCTCAGAGCAGAATACCTTCGCTATGACCTTAAGACTGTTATCTCTGCTATGCCAAAAGAACAGAAGGGAAAACTCCAGGATCTGTCTGGAAAGCTCTTTAAGACCATTAGTGAT CTGGACCATGCAGCAAAGACCAAGAACAGTGCTGAAGCACAGAAGTACTATGCTGAAACTGTAACtaccttaaatgatgttttgGCCAACCTGGGCTAG
- the LOC101265882 gene encoding thioredoxin-like protein CXXS1, with protein MEVEEQGTKSRVVKVNSKESWDFHVNQATLQGCPIVAHFTAVWCIPSVAMKPFMEELAYMYQNMSFLTVDVDEVKEVASKYEVKAMPTFLLLKGGVPVDKIVGANPDEMKKRIHSLAQSNPTDIP; from the exons ATGGAAGTTGAAGAACAGGGGACCAAATCAAGAGTTGTCAAGGTAAACTCTAAGGAATCATGGGATTTTCATGTAAATCAAGCCACACTTCAAGGATGCCCT ATTGTGGCACACTTTACGGCTGTTTGGTGTATTCCCTCTGTGGCTATGAAACCCTTTATGGAGGAGTTGGCTTATATGTACCAAAATATGTCTTTTCTCACAGTTGATGTGGATGAGGTCAAG GAGGTGGCTAGCAAATATGAGGTGAAAGCCATGCCAACATTTCTGCTGCTGAAAGGTGGAGTGCCAGTTGACAAGATAGTTGGTGCAAATCCAGATGAGATGAAGAAAAGGATCCACAGTCTTGCTCAATCCAACCCCACAGATATACCCTAG
- the LOC101265602 gene encoding transcription factor ILR3, with product MAETEEDGSNWLIELGLMEDLPSLEPNAQWPSNAFSLPNNLSSGLEDSYGNSDSLKECGSKKRVRSGACASDSKAHREKMRRDKLNDRFQELSSILEPGKQPKMDKSVILGDAVRMVVQLRDEAQKLKESNNNLQEKVIELKAEKNELRDEKQKLKAEKDKLEQHLKAMNTQPGFLPHPPAMPSPFSAPHQVFASKMMPYIGYPGIPMWQFVPPAAVDTSEDHSLRPPVA from the exons ATGGCGGAAACAGAGGAAGACGGATCAAATTGGCTCATAGAATTAGGGTTAATGGAAGACCTTCCTTCTCTTGAACCCAATGCTCAATGGCCCTCCAACGCTTTTTCCCTTCCAAATAATCTCAG TTCTGGATTAGAAGATTCCTATGGCAACTCAGATAGTTTGAAGGAATGCGGCTCCAAAAAGag GGTGAGATCTGGAGCATGTGCATCTGATTCAAAAGCACATAGGGAGAAAATGCGCAGGGACAAGCTGAATGACAG GTTTCAAGAATTAAGTTCTATTCTGGAACCAGGAAAGCAGCCAAAAATGGATAAATCTGTTATCCTAGGTGATGCGGTTCGTATGGTGGTGCAGTTGAGAGATGAAGCTCAGAAGCTGAAAGAGTCGAACAACAACTTGCAGGAGAAGGTTATTGAATTGAAG GCTGAGAAAAATGAACTCCGAGATGAGAAACAAAAGCTAAAAGCAGAGAAAGACAAACTCGAGCAGCATCTGAAGGCCATGAACACTCAACCTGGATTTCTACCACACCCTCCTGCAATGCCTTCCCCTTTCTCAGCCCCACATCAAGTCTTTGCAAGCAAAATGATGCCATATATTGGCTACCCTGGAATCCCTATGTGGCAGTTTGTGCCTCCTGCTGCAGTTGATACCTCAGAAGATCATTCTCTCCGTCCTCCAGTTGCTTAA
- the LOC101265296 gene encoding sulfite exporter TauE/SafE family protein 5 isoform X2, translating into MNCHNNYIKFIFFLVFLASCRFSIAKQTNPTSNIPKLDQFLNAIYEWRANQKQKQEDVGLKFGVSTVVAGVLCFLAASISSAGGIGGGGLYVPILTIIAGVDLKTASSFSAFMVTGGSIANVVTNMFVKSPKYGGKILIDFDIALLSEPCMLLGVSIGVICNRVLPEWLITILFALFLCFCTFKTCKSGFFYWKLESESEKGKKELENGLLKNESCDEDDEALLEKKEGRISNIPWMKMGILVMFWFSFFFLYLLRGNQYGQGIIPMEACGVGYWIISSVQFPLAIIFTSWILYNRGSQQNMPSKKPEGTSETKHGPSGKLIFPIMALLAGVLGGVFGIGGGMLISPLLIQVGITPEVTAATCSFMVFFSSTMSAVQYLFLGMEHVDDALIFAVVCCIASIIGLLVVQRAIEHHGRASLMVFSVGTVMALSTVLMTSFGAVDIWRDYTSGNYMGFKQPC; encoded by the exons atgaaCTGTCATAACAACTAcataaagtttatattttttcttgtttttttggcATCTTGTAGATTTTCTATAGCAAAACAGACAAACCCCACCTCAAATATCCCCAAATTGGATCAATTCTTGAATGCAATTTATGAATGGAGGGCTAATCAGAAACAGAAACAAGAAGATGTGGGTTTAAAATTTGGAGTTTCAACTGTAGTAGCAGGGGTCCTCTGTTTTTTAGCAGCCTCTATATCAAGTGCTGGTGGTATAGGTGGTGGAGGGTTGTACGTACCTATTCTTACTATAATTGCTGGTGTAGACCTCAAAACAGCTTCAAGTTTTTCTGCATTTATGGTCACAGGTGGCTCTATTGCTAATGTTGTAACTAACATGTTTGTTAAAAGTCCTAAATATGGAGGCAagattttgattgattttgatatagCATTGCTTTCGGAGCCATGCATGTTGTTGGGTGTCAGCATTGGAGTTATATGCAATAGGGTACTCCCAGAATGGCTTATCACTATACTGTTTGCTCTGTTTCTTTGTTTTTGCACTTTCAAGACATGTAAATCAGGATTCTTTTATTGGAAATTGGAATCAGAAtcggaaaaaggaaaaaaagaattgGAAAATGGGTTGCTGAAAAATGAAAGTtgtgatgaagatgatgaagcTTTGTTGGAGAAGAAGGAAGGAAGAATTAGCAACATTCCATGGATGAAAATGGGGATATTGGTGATGTTCtggttttccttctttttcctCTATCTTCTTCGTGGAAATCAATATGGACAA GGCATCATTCCTATGGAGGCATGTGGAGTGGGATACTGGATCATTTCATCAGTTCAGTTTCCTTTGGCTATCATCTTTACATCATGGATCTTGTATAATAGAGGAAGTCAGCAGAACATGCCTTCCAAGAAACCG GAAGGAACCAGTGAAACTAAACATGGACCTTCAGGGAAGCTTATCTTCCCGATAATGGCACTACTAGCAGGGGTTCTAGGAGGCGTTTTTGGAATTGGTGGTGGAATGCTAATTAGTCCCCTTTTAATCCAAGTCGGAATAACTCCTGAA GTGACAGCAGCAACCTGCTCATTTATGGTGTTTTTTTCCTCTACCATGTCAGCTGTGCAATATCTATTTCTAGGGATGGAACACGTGGACGATGCCCTCATCTTTGCAGTTGTATGTTGCATTGCCTCAATCATTGGATTACTAGTGGTTCAGAGAGCCATAGAGCATCATGGGAGAGCATCCCTTATGGTATTTTCTGTTGGCACAGTTATGGCTTTAAGCACTGTTCTCATGACTAGTTTTGGAGCTGTTGATATCTGGAGGGATTACACTAGTGGGAATTACATGGGATTCAAGCAGCCTTGCTAA
- the LOC101265296 gene encoding sulfite exporter TauE/SafE family protein 5 isoform X1 produces the protein MNCHNNYIKFIFFLVFLASCRFSIAKQTNPTSNIPKLDQFLNAIYEWRANQKQKQEDVGLKFGVSTVVAGVLCFLAASISSAGGIGGGGLYVPILTIIAGVDLKTASSFSAFMVTGGSIANVVTNMFVKSPKYGGKILIDFDIALLSEPCMLLGVSIGVICNRVLPEWLITILFALFLCFCTFKTCKSGFFYWKLESESEKGKKELENGLLKNESCDEDDEALLEKKEGRISNIPWMKMGILVMFWFSFFFLYLLRGNQYGQGIIPMEACGVGYWIISSVQFPLAIIFTSWILYNRGSQQNMPSKKPQEGTSETKHGPSGKLIFPIMALLAGVLGGVFGIGGGMLISPLLIQVGITPEVTAATCSFMVFFSSTMSAVQYLFLGMEHVDDALIFAVVCCIASIIGLLVVQRAIEHHGRASLMVFSVGTVMALSTVLMTSFGAVDIWRDYTSGNYMGFKQPC, from the exons atgaaCTGTCATAACAACTAcataaagtttatattttttcttgtttttttggcATCTTGTAGATTTTCTATAGCAAAACAGACAAACCCCACCTCAAATATCCCCAAATTGGATCAATTCTTGAATGCAATTTATGAATGGAGGGCTAATCAGAAACAGAAACAAGAAGATGTGGGTTTAAAATTTGGAGTTTCAACTGTAGTAGCAGGGGTCCTCTGTTTTTTAGCAGCCTCTATATCAAGTGCTGGTGGTATAGGTGGTGGAGGGTTGTACGTACCTATTCTTACTATAATTGCTGGTGTAGACCTCAAAACAGCTTCAAGTTTTTCTGCATTTATGGTCACAGGTGGCTCTATTGCTAATGTTGTAACTAACATGTTTGTTAAAAGTCCTAAATATGGAGGCAagattttgattgattttgatatagCATTGCTTTCGGAGCCATGCATGTTGTTGGGTGTCAGCATTGGAGTTATATGCAATAGGGTACTCCCAGAATGGCTTATCACTATACTGTTTGCTCTGTTTCTTTGTTTTTGCACTTTCAAGACATGTAAATCAGGATTCTTTTATTGGAAATTGGAATCAGAAtcggaaaaaggaaaaaaagaattgGAAAATGGGTTGCTGAAAAATGAAAGTtgtgatgaagatgatgaagcTTTGTTGGAGAAGAAGGAAGGAAGAATTAGCAACATTCCATGGATGAAAATGGGGATATTGGTGATGTTCtggttttccttctttttcctCTATCTTCTTCGTGGAAATCAATATGGACAA GGCATCATTCCTATGGAGGCATGTGGAGTGGGATACTGGATCATTTCATCAGTTCAGTTTCCTTTGGCTATCATCTTTACATCATGGATCTTGTATAATAGAGGAAGTCAGCAGAACATGCCTTCCAAGAAACCG CAGGAAGGAACCAGTGAAACTAAACATGGACCTTCAGGGAAGCTTATCTTCCCGATAATGGCACTACTAGCAGGGGTTCTAGGAGGCGTTTTTGGAATTGGTGGTGGAATGCTAATTAGTCCCCTTTTAATCCAAGTCGGAATAACTCCTGAA GTGACAGCAGCAACCTGCTCATTTATGGTGTTTTTTTCCTCTACCATGTCAGCTGTGCAATATCTATTTCTAGGGATGGAACACGTGGACGATGCCCTCATCTTTGCAGTTGTATGTTGCATTGCCTCAATCATTGGATTACTAGTGGTTCAGAGAGCCATAGAGCATCATGGGAGAGCATCCCTTATGGTATTTTCTGTTGGCACAGTTATGGCTTTAAGCACTGTTCTCATGACTAGTTTTGGAGCTGTTGATATCTGGAGGGATTACACTAGTGGGAATTACATGGGATTCAAGCAGCCTTGCTAA
- the LOC101264991 gene encoding cysteine-rich receptor-like protein kinase 26 translates to MANQQKLQIFLIFHIFHCLIIAQPDLLFSDCGLNGNYTQNSAYQSNLNTLLSSLSSNMDEYGFYNTSIGRNTDIVSAIVLCRGDVELQECRNCVNNTAHKLVRSCPEQKEAFGGYDDCMLQYTSRSIIGTSSNDPLLYMWDSGNASKPEEFNRELKKLVDRLRGEAANGDPLRKYATGSATDPNDQTIYALVQCTPDLSPQDCSDCLTNAYGAMATCPCNGNRGSRQIGPRCNFRYQSYRFFKQVAVQSHSPPPGRSAFAGKEDKSARIVIIIVVSTVATIIFMLCTFVILMKMRKRKLMHKIQSRHVDDIDITAESLQYDLSTIRAATDNFSSSNKLGEGGFGPVYKGVLSNGQEVAVKRLSVDSGQGDLEFKNEVLLVARLQHRNLVRLQGFCFDGTERLLVYEFVPNASLDQFLFDPDKRKQLNWEKRSKIIGGVAKGILYLHEDSRLRIIHRDLKASNVLLDAEMNPKISDFGMARLFTLDETQGSTTRIVGTYGYMAPEYAMHGQFSVKSDVFSFGVLVLEIISGQKNTCFKNGESVEDLLSNAWMNWREETTTNLIDPMLRESSGMARDIMRCIHIALLCVQENISDRPTMAAVVLMLSSLSLNLPLPSGPAYYTHNDITSGISLTQEYNSRSSGPRELAKSKSISSSHNEASITELSPG, encoded by the exons ATGGCAAATCAACAGAAATtgcaaatttttcttatttttcatatttttcactGCCTCATCATAGCTCAGCCTGATTTACTATTCTCCGATTGTGGTCTCAATGGTAACTACACTCAAAATAGTGCATACCAGAGCAATCTTAACACACTCCTTTCCTCCCTTTCTTCAAATATGGATGAATATGGTTTCTACAACACTTCCATTGGCCGAAACACCGACATAGTCAGTGCTATTGTGCTCTGTAGAGGAGATGTGGAGCTGCAAGAATGTCGCAATTGTGTCAATAACACTGCTCATAAGCTTGTACGGTCATGTCCAGAACAGAAAGAAGCTTTTGGTGGGTATGATGACTGTATGTTACAGTATACTTCTCGATCAATCATTGGTACCTCGTCGAATGATCCTCTGCTCTACATGTGGGATTCTGGAAATGCCTCTAAACCCGAAGAGTTTAACCGGGAGCTCAAGAAATTAGTGGATAGATTACGAGGGGAAGCTGCAAATGGTGATCCTCTTCGCAAATATGCCACTGGTAGTGCCACGGATCCAAATGATCAGACTATATATGCACTCGTGCAATGTACTCCTGATTTATCTCCTCAGGATTGCTCCGATTGCTTAACGAATGCTTATGGAGCTATGGCTACTTGTCCCTGTAATGGCAATAGAGGCAGTAGACAAATAGGACCTAGGTGCAACTTCCGTTATCAGAGCTATCGCTTCTTCAAACAGGTGGCTGTCCAATCTCATTCTCCACCACCAG GTCGGAGCGCCTTTGCAGGAAAGGAGGATAAATCTGCTAGAATAGTCATTATCATTGTTGTGTCAACTGTTGCAACGATAATTTTTATGCTTTGTACTTTTGTCATCTTGATGAAGATGAGAAAGAGGAAGCTTATGCACAAAATTCAGA GTAGACATGTGGACGATATTGATATTACTGCAGAATCCTTGCAGTATGATCTCTCTACAATTAGAGCAGCAACAGATAACTTCTCAAGTTCTAATAAGTTGGGAGAAGGTGGATTTGGTCCTGTGTACAAG GGTGTGCTTTCAAATGGACAAGAAGTAGCAGTCAAAAGATTGTCAGTAGATTCAGGCCAAGGAGATCTAGAATTCAAAAACGAGGTCTTGTTGGTTGCAAGGCTTCAACATAGGAATTTGGTTAGATTGCAAGGATTTTGTTTCGATGGAACAGAGAGACTTCTTGTCTATGAATTTGTTCCTAATGCAAGCCTTGACCAATTTTTATTTG ATCCAGATAAACGTAAGCAATTGAATTGGGAAAAGAGATCCAAAATCATAGGAGGCGTTGCTAAGGGGATCCTTTATCTTCATGAGGATTCTAGGCTTCGGATCATTCATCGTGATCTCAAAGCGAGTAATGTTCTACTCGATGCAGAAATGAATCCTAAAATCTCAGACTTTGGCATGGCAAGGTTATTTACGCTGGATGAAACTCAAGGCAGCACAACCAGAATTGTTGGGACCTA TGGATATATGGCACCGGAGTATGCAATGCACGGGCAATTCTCAGTCAAATCGGATGTTTTTAGCTTTGGAGTGCTAGTCCTTGAAATTATAAGTGGCCAAAAGAATACTTGTTTCAAAAATGGAGAATCAGTGGAAGACCTACTAAGCAAT GCTTGGATGAACTGGCGCGAAGAAACAACTACAAATTTGATAGACCCCATGTTGAGGGAAAGCTCAGGAATGGCTCGTGACATAATGAGATGCATTCACATAGCATTACTGTGCgttcaagaaaatatttctgATAGACCAACCATGGCTGCAGTAGTTCTCATGCTCAGTAGCCTATCCTTGAATCTTCCCCTGCCTTCAGGGCCTGCATACTATACACACAACGATATTACTTCAGGGATCTCACTTACTCAAGAATACAATTCAAGATCATCAGGACCTAGAGAATTAGCCAAAAGTAAATCTATTAGTTCATCACATAATGAGGCATCGATAACTGAGTTATCCCCTGGTTAA